CGCGAAGACGCCAGGCTCATCGAATTCCTGGTGGCCGAGCACCTCACCATGAGCCGGCTCGCACAGAAGGCCGACCTGTCCGACCCCGACGTGATCGCGGCCTTCGCGCAGCGCGTGGGCAACGAGCGCTACCTCACCGCGCTGTACCTGCTCACCGTGGCCGACATCCGCGGCACCAGCCCCAAGGTGTGGAACGCCTGGAAAGGCAAGCTGCTCGAAGACCTGTACCGCTACACGCTGCGCGCGCTCGGCGGCCGCGCGCCCGACCCGGGCGCCGAGGTGGAAAGCCGCAAGCGCGAGGCGCTGCAACTCGTGGCGCTGCACGCCCTGCCCCACAACGCGCACAAGGCGCTGTGGGACACGCTCGACGTGAGCTACTTCATGCGCCACCAGGCCGACGAGATCGCCTGGCACACGCGCGTGCTCACGCGCGAGCTCGCCAAGGCCGACCGCGACCCCGAGCGCTGCATCGTGCGCGCACGTCTGTCGCCCGAGGGCGAGGGCCTGCAGGTGCTGGTGTACTCGCCCGACCAGCCCGAGCTGTTCGCGCGCATCTGCGGCTACTTCGACATGTCGCAGTTCAGCATCCTCGACGCGCGCGTGCACACCACGCTCACCGGCCATGCGCTCGACACCTTCCAGGTGGTGGTGCCCGAGCTCGCCGAGCACTACCGCGAGCTCGTGGCCATGGTGGAAAACCGGCTGGCACAGATCATCGACGCGCGCGGCCCGCTGCCGCCGCCCACCAAGGGGCGGCTGTCGCGGCGCGTGAAGAACTTCCCCATCACCCCGCGCGTGGACCTGCGGCCCGACGACAAGGCCCAGCGCTGGCTGCTGTCGGTGTCGGCGAGCGACCGCGCGGGCCTGCTCTATGGCATCTCGCGCGTGCTCGCGCAGCACGGCGTGAGCGTGCAGCTCGCCAAGATCACCACGCTGGGCGAGCGCGTGGAAGACACCTTCCTGATCAGCGGCGCGCCGCTGCAGGTGAACAAGCGCCAGATCGAGATCGAGACCGAGCTGCTCGAAACGCTCGAAGGCAACGCCGGCTGAGCCGGCTCACACCGTGCGTTGCCGCAGGGCCTCGTAGAGGCACACGCCGCTGGCCACGGACACGTTCAGGCTCTCGACCGCGCCGCGCATGGGAATGCTCACGAGCTCGTCGCAGGTCTTGCGCGTGAGCTGCCGCATGCCCGGGCCTTCGGCGCCGAGCACCAGGGCCACCGGGCCCTTGAGGTCGACCTGGTAGACCGTTTTGGGCGCGTCGTCGCTGGTGCCGATGACCCAGATGTTGCGTTCCTTGAGTTCGTTCAGGGTGCGCGCGAGGTTGGTGACCATGAAGTAGGGAACGGTCTCGGCCGCGCCGCTGGCCACCTTGGCCACGGTGGCGTTCAGGCCCACGGCGTGGTCCTTGGGCGCGATCACCGCGTGCGCGCCCGCGCCATCGGCCACGCGCAGGCAGGCGCCGAGGTTGTGCGGATCGGTCACGCCGTCGAGCACCAGCAGCAACGGGGCTTCGCCCGTGCCTTCGAACTGGTCGAGCAGGTCGTCGAGCGAGCGCGCCTGCTCGACCGGCAGCACGCGCGCGGCCACGCCCTGGTGGCCGTGGCTGCCCGCGAGCTTGGCCAGGCGCAGGCCATCGGCCTCGATCAGGCGCACATTGGCTTCGCGCGCGCGCTCGATGAACTGGCGCATGCGGGCGTCGCGGCGGGTGCTCTCGAAGTACACCTCGACAATGCTCTGGGGTGCGGTCTTGAGCCGCACGCCCACCGCGTGGAAACCGAACAGGACCTTGGTGGTGGACGGGGCTTTGGGGGAAGAAGACATGGGCGGGATTATCCCGCCCCGGCGGCTCAGGCGGCCGCGGTGGCCGCGCCGCTGCTGATGTCCGCCACGCGCCCCGCCGCCACCGTGATGCGCCGCTCGCAGCGCGCCGCGATGCCGCGGTCGTGCGTGACCAGCACCAGCGTGGTCTGCTGCTCGCGGTTGAGCTCGAACATCAGCGCCATCACGGCCTCGCCGGTGGCGAAGTCGAGGCTGCCCGTGGGCTCGTCGGCCAGCAGCACGGCCGGGCGCACCACGAAGGCGCGCGCCAGCGCCACGCGCTGCTGCTCGCCGCCCGAGAGCACCTTGGGGTAGTGGCCGAGGCGCTCGCCCAGACCCACGCGCTGCAGCATGGCAGTGGCCGCGGCGCGCGCGTCGCGCCGGCCCGCGAGCTCCAGCGGCAGCATCACGTTTTCGAGCGCGGTGAGGTTGGCCAGCAGCTGGAAGCTCTGGAACACGAAGCCCACCTTGGCCGCGCGCAGCGCGGCGCGCCGGTCTTCGTCGAGCGCGAACAGGTCGGTGCCGTCGATGTGAACCGTTCCTTGGGTGGGCGTATCCAACCCCGCCACGATGGACAGCAGCGTGCTCTTGCCCGAGCCCGAAGCGCCCACGATGGCCACCGTTTCGCCGCGGCGCACGGTGAAATCGATATCCCGCAGAATGGTCAGCGTGCCTGTGGAGTCGGTGACCGACTTGGACACCTGGCTGACCGCAATCATCACATCGGACATGAAGCAATCCCTGTATTCGAACCGCCGCGACTTTAGCCTGAGCCTGCTGGCCGCGCTGGCCCTGGGGCCGGCCGGCCCGCTGCACGCCCAGGGCAAGGCCCCGCCGGTGGTGCTGGTGGTGGGCGACTCGCTGAGCGCCGAGTACGGCCTGCGCCGTGGCAGCGGCTGGGTCGCGCTCACCGAACAGAAACTCGCGGACGAAAAACTCGCCGCGCGGGTGGTCAATGCCAGCGTGAGCGGTGACACCACCTCGGGCGGGCGTTCACGGCTGCCCGCGCTGCTCCAGCAGCACCGGCCCCGGGTGGTGGTCATCGAACTCGGCGGCAACGACGCGCTGCGCGGGCTGCCCCTGAGCATGACGCGCGAGAACCTCGCAGCCATGGCCCGGGCGGCCAAGGCCGCGGGCGCGCGTGTGCTGTTGCTGGGCATGGACATGCCGCCCAACTACGGTGCCAGCTACGCCAAAGAGTTCCGCGAACTGTTCGTGAGCGTGGCGCGCGAGGAGAAGGCCGCGCTCGTGCCCTTCTTCCTCAAGGGCGTGGCCGACCTCGCCGACCCGCTGGCGCTGTTCCAGAGCGACCGCATCCACCCCAACGAGAAGGCCCAGCCCATCATGCGCGACACGGTCTGGCCCGAACTGAGGAAGCTGGTGGCGGCGGGATAATCCGCCCCATGCCCGTTGCCACCCTGCCCGCCACCGAAGCGCTGCGC
This is a stretch of genomic DNA from Hydrogenophaga crocea. It encodes these proteins:
- the rlmB gene encoding 23S rRNA (guanosine(2251)-2'-O)-methyltransferase RlmB, encoding MSSSPKAPSTTKVLFGFHAVGVRLKTAPQSIVEVYFESTRRDARMRQFIERAREANVRLIEADGLRLAKLAGSHGHQGVAARVLPVEQARSLDDLLDQFEGTGEAPLLLVLDGVTDPHNLGACLRVADGAGAHAVIAPKDHAVGLNATVAKVASGAAETVPYFMVTNLARTLNELKERNIWVIGTSDDAPKTVYQVDLKGPVALVLGAEGPGMRQLTRKTCDELVSIPMRGAVESLNVSVASGVCLYEALRQRTV
- a CDS encoding ABC transporter ATP-binding protein, giving the protein MSDVMIAVSQVSKSVTDSTGTLTILRDIDFTVRRGETVAIVGASGSGKSTLLSIVAGLDTPTQGTVHIDGTDLFALDEDRRAALRAAKVGFVFQSFQLLANLTALENVMLPLELAGRRDARAAATAMLQRVGLGERLGHYPKVLSGGEQQRVALARAFVVRPAVLLADEPTGSLDFATGEAVMALMFELNREQQTTLVLVTHDRGIAARCERRITVAAGRVADISSGAATAAA
- a CDS encoding arylesterase; the encoded protein is MKQSLYSNRRDFSLSLLAALALGPAGPLHAQGKAPPVVLVVGDSLSAEYGLRRGSGWVALTEQKLADEKLAARVVNASVSGDTTSGGRSRLPALLQQHRPRVVVIELGGNDALRGLPLSMTRENLAAMARAAKAAGARVLLLGMDMPPNYGASYAKEFRELFVSVAREEKAALVPFFLKGVADLADPLALFQSDRIHPNEKAQPIMRDTVWPELRKLVAAG